The following proteins are encoded in a genomic region of Glycine soja cultivar W05 chromosome 17, ASM419377v2, whole genome shotgun sequence:
- the LOC114393716 gene encoding uncharacterized protein LOC114393716 isoform X2, protein MAANSGTKYVSVNLNKSYGQHSSARTPRPSAGAAAAPPSSRPRSSHKAGPKLSVPPPLNLPSLRKEHEQFDSLGSGGGPAGPGGSGSGPRPSSSGLGWTKPVAEDVSLPVVKPAAAAAAVPVSSAVLRGEDFPSLRATLVPVPGSNQKIQENQNSIQNLNLNLNQKQKHSLGDENVFIEEKNEGSLVTDQFSVPRRVNVAGGGDDGRGSRVVNPKYGGGVGRKQEEYFPGPLPLVRLNPRSDWADDERDTGHGLSREGRDHGFPKGEVFWDFDIPRVGGLPHKHEKRGLLRGNEVVKALNSEVEAYDRMGPEGNSWRSSNLSFPKDAGNERNGVGVRSSSGSKDVGKDSNKYVPSPFRDDDAGKRDFVRRDGQGGKQQPWNNVVEPYGDRHREQLNRNRADSVQSSVSRSAFSMGGKGLPVNDPLLNFGREKRALPKSEKGFLEDPFMKDFGGSSFDGRDLLGGLVGVVKKKKDVLKQTDFHDPVRESFEAELERVQRMQEQERQRIIEEQERALELARREEEERLRQAREQEERQRRLEEEAREAAWRAEQERIEALRKAEEQRLAREEEKQRMVLEEERRKQAAKQKLLELEQRIARRQAEASKSGSNAPVVVEEKMPAILNEKEASRATDVGDWEDSERMVDRILTSASSDSSSVNRALEMGSRSHFSRDLSSTFGDRGKPVNSWRRDGYENWNSSTFYPQDQENSHNSPRRDLSIGGKPFMRKDYNGGAGFVSSRPYYKGGISEPHLDEYAHVKPQRWNQSADGDNLSRNTEIDSDFHENYFERFGDGWTQGRSRGNPFPQFPERTYPNSESEGPYALGRSRYSVRQPRVLPPPSLGSVHRTYKNENEHPGPSAFLENEMHYNQATRSDSTLPTGYDNGNRGQPEVVDARQETTENEDHKVESTPRCDSQSSLSVSSPPSSPTHLSHDDLDDSGDSPTILTSEGSKNDPLTAPDNESIATPAGNENVVTPCAVSSGDDDEWTTENNEQFQEQEEYEDEDYQEEDEVHEGDDHAQLNQDFEDMHLQEKGLPHLMDNLVLGFDEGVQVGMPNEKFERTSKDEETTFVAQQASGISLEECVSYDNASDDDKALQPVNDTKVNLNSTSSVFQESEKPAQDLVIQPSNSLSPVVSESLGNVEASNGLLTHHSTLSSVTVAPHYSSSGQAVSSNVPNAPSQAEVPIKLQFGLFSGPSLIPSPVPAIQIGSIQMPLHLHPQVGAPLSHMHPSQPPLFQFGQLRYTSPISQGIMPLGPQSMSFVQPNIPSSFSYNRNPGGQMPVQNAPETSDSFIKNEIRHHSVDSQPGNSRNLSQGSLPSENAENIAGIKQGRIESSHVHNNSSRTSTSFQLDKRGNQNVVGKRSNISSSAKESEVQPVTRDASYNPVSKENFMESKTQFGGRGKRYVFTVKNSNPRSSGPAPRVNRPDSGGFMRRPRRNMQRTEFRVRENADKRQSTSSVLTDQFGLDNKSNINGRGAGISGRTVPRKAMSNKLGKQTVELATENSQGMDSGSRGEKVDGKESTKTQGFSHSGQSNLKRNLCSEEDVDAPLQSGIIRVFEQPGIEAPSDEDDFIEVRSKRQMLNDRREQREKEIKAKSRVAKAQRRPRSGSQSVVAVANSTKGSIAGVEVANSLHADFVAADVLGMTKMDASSGFNSSLLSQALPPIGTPPPLKIDTQPDLRSQISRSHQTSLPAVSGGEKDPGSGVIFENKNKVLDNVQTSLGSWGNAQISQQVMALTQTQLDEAMKPQQFDSQASVGNMTGAVDEPSLPTSSILTKEKTFSSASSPINSLLAGEKIQFGAVTSPTVLPSSSRVVSHGIGRPRSSRSDMQMSHNLTASDNDCSLFFDKEKHGNESHGHLEDHDAEAEAEAAASAVAVAAISSDEIVGNGLGACSVPASDGKSFVAADIDRVVAGCEQQSANQSRSEEPLSVSLPADLSVETPPISLWPPLPSTQNSSGQMISHFPSVPPHFPSGPPSHFPFYEMNPMMGGPVFAFGPHDESASTTQSQPQKSTTSASRPIGSWQQCHSGVESFYGPPTGFTGPFIAPPGGIPGVQGPPHMVVYNHFAPVGQFGQVGLSFMGTTYIPSGKQPDWKHIPTSSAVGAGEGDMNSMNMASSLRNPANMPSPIQHLAPGSPLMPMASPVAMFDVSPFQPSTEMSVQARWPHVPNSQLPLSIPLQQQEGVQTSQFSHVPSVDQPLNAKRFTSSRASTSSDGDRNFPRAADVNVNQLPDELGLVDNSNFTATKTSAQTVVIKTPSVIPITDTVKVDVQNGNSSSSNNNQNASSSFKNQPSQSDHSSGHGNYQRGGVSQRNNSGGEWSHRRVYQGRNQSLGSDKNFSSTKVKQIYVAKQTISGASTVS, encoded by the exons ATGGCAGCCAATTCCGGCACCAAATACGTCTCAGTGAATCTGAACAAGTCCTATGGCCAGCATTCCTCCGCCCGGACGCCGCGCCCTTCCGCCGGAGCCGCCGCGGCTCCGCCGTCGTCGCGGCCTCGCAGCTCGCACAAAGCCGGGCCCAAGCTTTCCGTTCCGCCCCCCTTGAACCTTCCTTCGCTGCGGAAGGAGCATGAGCAGTTCGATTCGCTGGGATCGGGAGGTGGGCCCGCCGGCCCGGGTGGTTCCGGAAGCGGGCCCAGGCCCAGCTCCTCCGGTTTGGGCTGGACCAAGCCCGTCGCTGAGGACGTGTCGCTGCCTGTCGTTAAACCGGCAGCCGCCGCGGCCGCTGTGCCGGTTTCGTCGGCCGTTTTGAGAGGAGAGGATTTTCCTTCTCTGCGGGCCACCTTGGTGCCTGTGCCTGGTTCAAATCAGAAGATCCAGGAGAATCAGAATTCGATTCAGAatctgaatctgaatctgaatcAGAAGCAGAAACATTCTCTGGGTGATGAGAATGTGTTTATTGAGGAGAAGAATGAGGGTTCTTTGGTTACTGATCAGTTTAGTGTTCCTCGCAGAGTGAATGTGGctggtggtggtgatgatggTCGCGGTTCGCGGGTGGTGAACCCGAAGTATGGTGGTGGTGTTGGGAGGAAGCAGGAGGAGTATTTCCCTGGTCCTCTGCCGCTGGTTCGGTTGAACCCACGGTCAGATTGGGCCGATGATGAGCGTGACACAGGGCACGGTTTGAGCAGGGAGGGTAGGGATCATGGTTTTCCCAAGGGGGAAGTTTTTTGGGATTTTGATATTCCTAGGGTTGGTGGTTTGCCTCATAAGCATGAGAAGAGGGGACTATTGAGGGGCAATGAAGTTGTAAAGGCTTTGAACAGTGAAGTGGAGGCTTATGATAGAATGGGGCCCGAAGGGAATTCTTGGAGGAGTTCGAACTTGTCCTTTCCCAAGGATGCTGGAAATGAGAGAAATGGTGTTGGTGTGAGGTCGTCAAGTGGGAGTAAGGATGTGGGGAAGGATAGTAACAAGTATGTTCCGTCGCCATTTAGGGATGATGATGCTGGAAAGAGGGATTTTGTAAGGAGGGATGGTCAGGGTGGGAAACAGCAGCCTTGGAATAATGTGGTGGAACCGTATGGTGATCGGCATCGCGAGCAACTCAACAGGAATAGAGCTGATTCTGTCCAGAGCTCGGTGTCAAGATCAGCTTTCTCGATGGGTGGTAAGGGGCTGCCTGTTAATGATCCTCTGCTTAATTTTGGTAGAGAGAAGCGGGCTTTGCCAAAGAGTGAAAAAGGTTTCTTGGAGGATCCGTTTATGAAAGATTTTGGAGGTTCTAGTTTTGATGGGAGGGATTTGTTGGGTGGTCTTGTTGGGGTGgtcaagaaaaagaaggatgtGCTGAAGCAAACTGATTTCCATGATCCTGTGAGAGAATCCTTTGAGGCGGAGCTTGAAAGGGTTCAGAGGATGCAAGAACAGGAGCGGCAGCGAATCATTGAGGAGCAAGAAAGGGCATTGGAGTTGGCTCGCAGAGAAGAGGAGGAAAGATTAAGGCAGGCTAGAGAACAGGAAGAGAGGCAGAGGAGATTGGAAGAAGAGGCAAGAGAGGCAGCATGGAGAGCTGAACAAGAGAGGATTGAAGCTTTGCGAAAGGCTGAAGAACAGAGGTTAGCTAGGGAAGAAGAGAAACAAAGGATGGTTTTAGAAGAAGAGAGGAGAAAACAAGCTGCTAAGCAGAAGCTTTTAGAATTGGAGCAAAGGATTGCTAGAAGGCAGGCTGAGGCATCCAAAAGTGGCAGTAATGCTCCAGTTGTTGTGGAGGAGAAAATGCCTGCAATATTGAACGAAAAAGAAGCATCAAGGGCTACAGATGTGGGTGATTGGGAGGATAGTGAAAGAATGGTTGACAGGATATTGACTTCAGCATCTTCTGATTCATCAAGTGTGAATAGGGCATTGGAGATGGGCTCTAGGTCTCACTTCTCTAGAGATTTATCTTCCACCTTTGGGGATAGAGGAAAACCAGTAAATTCATGGAGAAGAGATGGATATGAGAATTGGAACAGCTCAACATTTTATCCACAAGACCAGGAGAATAGTCACAACAGTCCCCGCAGAGATTTATCAATTGGTGGAAAGCCATTTATGAGGAAAGACTATAATGGTGGTGCTGGATTTGTGTCTTCAAGGCCTTATTATAAAGGTGGAATTTCAGAGCCTCATTTAGATGAATATGCTCATGTAAAACCACAGAGGTGGAACCAATCTGCAGATGGAGATAATCTAAGCAGAAATACAGAGATTGATTCTGATTTtcatgaaaattattttgaaagattTGGTGATGGTTGGACACAGGGCCGTTCCCGTGGCAATCCATTTCCTCAATTCCCTGAGCGTACTTATCCAAATTCTGAGTCAGAGGGACCCTATGCCTTGGGGAGGTCACGGTATTCTGTCAGGCAGCCTCGAGTACTTCCTCCTCCTTCACTAGGTTCTGTTCACAGAActtacaaaaatgaaaatgaacacCCTGGCCCTTCTGCTTTCCTAGAAAATGAGATGCATTATAATCAGGCAACCAGAAGTGACTCTACCCTTCCAACTGGTTATGACAATGGGAACCGTGGACAACCTGAAGTAGTGGATGCCCGGCAAGAGACTACTGAGAATGAGGACCATAAAGTGGAATCCACACCGAGGTGTGATTCTCAGTCTTCACTCTCTGTTTCAAGCCCCCCAAGTTCTCCAACACATCTTTCTCATGATGACTTGGATGACTCTGGAGATTCCCCTACGATATTGACTTCTGAAGGAAGCAAAAATGACCCCCTCACAGCTCCAGATAATGAATCCATTGCAACACCTGCTGGAAATGAAAATGTAGTTACTCCATGTGCTGTCTCTAGTGGGGATGATGATGAATGGACTACTGAGAATAATGAGCAGTTCCAGGAACAAGAAGAATATGAAGATGAAGATTATCAGGAAGAAGATGAAGTGCATGAAGGAGATGATCATGCTCAACTCAACCAGGATTTTGAAGATATGCATTTGCAGGAGAAAGGATTGCCCCACTTGATGGATAACCTAGTATTAGGATTTGATGAGGGTGTCCAGGTTGGGATGCCTAATGAAAAGTTTGAAAGGAcatcaaaagatgaagaaacaaCATTTGTGGCACAACAGGCTTCTGGCATCTCTCTAGAAGAATGTGTATCTTATGATAATGCAAGTGATGATGACAAGGCCCTCCAACCTGTTAATGATACTAAGGTGAATCTTAACAGCACTTCCAGTGTGTTCCAGGAATCCGAGAAGCCAGCTCAAGATCTGGTCATTCAGCCTAGTAATTCTCTTTCCCCTGTGGTGTCTGAGAGTTTAGGTAATGTGGAAGCTTCTAATGGCCTGTTGACCCACCATAGTACGCTGAGTTCAGTTACTGTTGCCCCTCACTACTCATCTTCTGGTCAAGCTGTTTCCTCTAATGTACCTAATGCTCCAAGTCAAGCTGAGGTACCCATTAAGCTTCAATTTGGTCTGTTTTCTGGTCCATCCTTGATACCATCACCTGTACCTGCCATACAGATTGGTTCTATACAGATGCCACTGCATCTGCATCCACAAGTTGGTGCACCCCTCTCACACATGCATCCATCGCAGCCtcctttgtttcaatttggccAGCTAAGATATACTTCTCCCATATCACAAGGTATAATGCCTCTTGGTCCTCAATCAATGTCATTTGTTCAGCCAAATATACCATCCAGTTTCTCTTACAATCGTAACCCTGGAGGTCAAATGCCAGTTCAAAATGCTCCAGAAACTTCTGATTCctttataaaaaatgagattaGGCATCATTCTGTTGACAGCCAACCAGGTAATTCAAGAAACTTATCACAAGGTTCACTGCCAAGTGAGAATGCAGAAAATATTGCTGGAATAAAGCAGGGTCGAATTGAGTCTTCCCATGTTCATAATAATAGCAGTAGAACTTCTACTAGTTTCCAATTGGATAAGCGGGGGAATCAAAATGTAGTTGGAAAGAGAAGCAATATTTCATCCAGTGCAAAAGAATCAGAAGTTCAGCCTGTCACTAGAGATGCATCATATAATCCAGTTTCAAAAGAGAATTTTATGGAGTCAAAAACACAATTTGGTGGCAGGGGAAAGAGATATGTCTTTACTGTAAAAAATTCAAACCCAAGATCATCTGGTCCAGCTCCAAGGGTTAATCGCCCAGACTCTGGAGGATTTATGAGGAGGCCTCGTCGGAATATGCAGCGCACTGAGTTTCGAGTTCGGGAAAATGCTGACAAGAGGCAGTCTACTAGTTCCGTTTTGACTGATCAGTTTGGATTGGATAATAAGTCAAATATCAACGGAAGGGGAGCAGGCATATCTGGAAGGACTGTACCTAGGAAGGCTATGTCCAATAAATTGGGAAAACAGACGGTAGAGTTAGCTACAGAAAATTCACAAGGAATGGATTCTGGAAGCAGAGGTGAAAAGGTTGATGGAAAAGAATCAACGAAGACTCAGGGCTTCTCGCATTCTGGACAGAGTAATCTCAAAAGGAACTTGTGTTCTGAGGAAGACGTTGATGCTCCATTGCAAAGTGGAATTATACGTGTGTTTGAGCAACCTGGAATTGAAGCTCCTAGTGATGAAGATGACTTTATAGAAGTAAGGTCAAAGAGGCAAATGTTAAATGATCGACGAGaacagagagagaaagaaatcaAGGCCAAGTCTCGGGTTGCAAAG GCGCAACGGAGACCCCGTTCAGGTTCGCAAAGTGTTGTGGCTGTGGCCAATTCTACCAAAGGATCCATAGCTGGAGTTGAAGTGGCAAATAGTCTCCATGCTGATTTTGTTGCTGCTGATGTGTTGGGAATGACAAAAATGGATGCCTCATCTGGATTTAATTCAAGTTTATTGTCCCAAGCATTACCTCCAATAGGCACACCACCTCCTTTGAAAATTGATACCCAGCCTGATTTAAGATCACAGATAAGCAG GTCACATCAGACAAGTCTCCCAGCAGTTTCTGGTGGTGAAAAGGACCCGGGTTCTGGTGTgatatttgaaaataagaacAAGGTTCTAGATAATGTTCAGACATCTTTGGGCTCTTGGGGTAATGCACAAATCAGTCAACAG GTAATGGCACTTACACAGACACAACTTGATGAGGCTATGAAGCCTCAACAGTTTGATTCACAGGCTTCTGTTGGCAATATGACTGGTGCTGTTGATGAACCCAGTTTGCCAACATCATCCATTTTGACAAAGGAGAAAACCTTTTCGTCTGCATCCAGCCCAATTAATTCCTTGCTTGCTGGAGAGAAAATTCAGTTTG GGGCAGTAACATCTCCGACTGTTCTTCCATCTAGCAGCCGTGTTGTGTCTCATGGCATTGGTCGACCTCGATCATCTAGATCAGACATGCAAATGTCCCACAATCTTACTGCATCTGATAACGATTGCAGTCTTTTCTTTGATAAAGAGAAACATGGTAATGAATCTCATGGTCACTTAGAAGATCATGATGCAGAAGCTGAAGCTGAAGCAGCTGCTTCAGCTGTTGCTGTTGCTGCCATTAGTAGTGACGAGATTGTTGGAAATGGATTGGGTGCTTGTTCTGTCCCTGCTTCAGATGGTAAAAGTTTTGTAGCTGCAGATATTGATAGGGTAGTAGCAG GTTGTGAGCAGCAATCAGCTAATCAATCTAGATCTGAGGAGCCTCTTAGCGTATCTCTTCCAGCAGATTTATCTGTTGAGACTCCGCCAATTTCCTTGTGGCCTCCCTTACCAAGTACCCAAAATTCTTCGGGTCAAATGATTTCGCATTTTCCTTCTGTCCCTCCTCATTTTCCTTCAGgccctccttctcattttcctTTCTATGAAATGAATCCTATGATGGGTGGTCCTGTCTTTGCTTTTGGACCTCATGATGAGTCTGCATCTACAACACAGTCACAGCCTCAAAAAAGTACTACATCAGCATCAAGGCCAATTGGGAGCTGGCAACAGTGCCATTCTGGTGTGGAATCTTTTTATGGACCTCCAACAGGGTTCACTGGGCCTTTTATTGCTCCTCCTGGAGGCATTCCAGGAGTCCAGGGGCCACCACACATGGTTGTTTATAACCATTTTGCTCCTGTTGGGCAATTTGGTCAAGTTGGCTTGAGTTTCATGGGAACCACTTATATACCCTCTGGAAAGCAGCCTGATTGGAAACACATCCCTACATCATCTGCTGTGGGAGCTGGTGAAGGCGATATGAACAGTATGAATATGGCATCTTCATTGCGGAATCCTGCTAACATGCCTTCTCCAATTCAACATCTTGCTCCTGGTTCACCACTTATGCCAATGGCTTCTCCTGTGGCTATGTTTGATGTTTCTCCTTTCCAG CCCTCTACTGAGATGTCAGTACAAGCTCGATGGCCGCATGTTCCTAATTCACAACTTCCTCTGTCAATCCCATTGCAGCAACAAGAAGGGGTACAAACTTCTCAGTTTAGCCATGTTCCTTCTGTTGACCAGCCGCTAAATGCCAAAAGGTTTACTAGTTCTCGAGCTTCAACATCTTCTGATGGGGATAGGAATTTTCCTAGAGCTGCTGATGTGAATGTCAACCAATTGCCTGATGAACTTGGATTGGTggacaattcaaatttcactgcTACCAAGACTTCAGCACAGACTGTTGTCATCAAGACTCCATCCGTGATCCCCATTACAGATACTGTGAAGGTTGATGTTCAGAATGGCAATAGCAGCAGTAGTAATAACAACCAGAACGCAAGTTCTTCTTTCAAGAATCAGCCCTCACAATCTGACCATTCCTCAGGACATGGTAATTATCAGAGAGGTGGTGTTTCTCAGAGAAATAATTCTGGGGGCGAATGGTCCCATCGTAGAGTGTACCAAGGAAGAAATCAATCTCTGGGATCAGATAAGAACTTTTCCTCAACAAAGGTAAAGCAAATATATGTGGCTAAACAGACCATTAGTGGGGCATCAACAGTGTCATGA